The nucleotide sequence TGTTAAAGCCGATGCCTATGGTCATGGTGCGAGTTTAGTCACCCCCACCTTATTAGACAATGGGGTGGATTGGTTAGGAGTGGCCACTGTGCCCGAGGGAATTGAATTACGCAAACAGGGTATTCAAGTCCCTATTTTGGTTCTTGGAGCGGTTAATACCCCAGCCCTAGTTCGAGCTATTGCCCAATGGCAATTACAGCCCACTTTGTCCTCTCCTAAGCAAGCTCTGATCTTTTCCCGACATTTGGATGATGCCCCCCATCCCTTGCCAGTCCATTTAATGTTGGATACTGGGATGGCCCGTTTGGGTTGCCCCTGGGAGCAGGGCCTGGAGTTTATTCAATTTGTCCGGGGTTTACCGAATCTCCAAGTTGCCAGTATTTACTCCCACTTTGCCGGTGCCGATGCCCTAGACCCCACGTTGATGCAAGTTCAGCATCACCAATTTCAGAGCGTCATTCACCAGGCCCAGGTTAATGGTATTCCTATTCCCCGCCTCCACTTGGCCAACTCCGCCGCCACCTTGCGGGATCAGACCGTTCATTACGATTTAGTCCGAGTTGGCCTGGCCTTGTATGGACTTTATCCAGCCCCGCATCTGGCCCATCAGCTTAAACTACGACCCGTCTTACAAGTCCGGGCCCGCATTACCTTGATTAAATCTCTAGCCGCCGGAGCCGGAGTCAGTTACGGCCATCAATTTATTGCTCCCCAGCCCATGCGGATCGCAGTCGTAGCCATTGGTTATGCCGATGGAGTCCCACGCCGCCTGTCGAATCAAATGACCGTGATTGTTCGTGGACAACGAGTGCAGCAGATTGGGGCGATTACGATGGATCAGTT is from Synechococcus sp. PCC 6312 and encodes:
- the alr gene encoding alanine racemase, yielding MLSQERLSVAQECQRAWVEVDLTALAHNARRIKRLLQAPTELMAVVKADAYGHGASLVTPTLLDNGVDWLGVATVPEGIELRKQGIQVPILVLGAVNTPALVRAIAQWQLQPTLSSPKQALIFSRHLDDAPHPLPVHLMLDTGMARLGCPWEQGLEFIQFVRGLPNLQVASIYSHFAGADALDPTLMQVQHHQFQSVIHQAQVNGIPIPRLHLANSAATLRDQTVHYDLVRVGLALYGLYPAPHLAHQLKLRPVLQVRARITLIKSLAAGAGVSYGHQFIAPQPMRIAVVAIGYADGVPRRLSNQMTVIVRGQRVQQIGAITMDQLMIDISNLPDVQEGEVVTLLGEDGHEEITVDSWADTLGTISWEILCGFKHRLPRIPVD